Proteins co-encoded in one Neovison vison isolate M4711 chromosome 9, ASM_NN_V1, whole genome shotgun sequence genomic window:
- the LRRC19 gene encoding leucine-rich repeat-containing protein 19, whose product MKTTCITTLFWPLSMLLLSDESQSSKIEVKCNFTEKNYSLIPTDINKNVTILDLSYNQITLNIIDTRVLQTYFLLTELYLTENNVTMLYNNGFGNLSNLEILNICRNSIHVIEQGAFTGLNKLKQLYLCQNKIFQLNPDVFVPLKNLILLNLQGNFISYFDVPQLFHLELIILYGNPWNCSCSLLNLQNWLNTSNVTLENENITTCAYPDILKFYSIKTVPYNAECYLKFPPPINEDLYNHLQSISNSTFNSSLNNLKNSEHKLGKSWAFLVGVVITVLMTSFLIFAAIKCPVWYNFLLSYNHHRLEEHEAETYEDGFTGNSSSLSQVPDKNSEETIVIFEKLHSFVVDDDGFIEDKYIDTHELHEEN is encoded by the exons gaagtCAAATGTAATTTCACTGAAAAGAATTATTCTTTGATTCCAACAGATATCAATAAAAATGTTACTATACTTGATCTCAGTTATAACCAAATTACTTTGAATATTATAGACACTAGGGTTCTACAAACATATTTTTTACTCACTGAACTCTATTTGACTGAGAACAATGTTACTATGTTATATAATAATGGCTTTGGTAACCTCTCCAatctagaaattttaaatatctgtagaAACTCCATCCATGTAATTGAACAGGGTGCGTTCACAGGCTTAAATAAACTAAAACAGTTATACCTCtgtcaaaacaaaatatttcaactGAATCCTGATGTATTTGTACCTCTAAAAAACCTGATACTTCTGAATCTGCAAGGCAATTTCATTAGCTATTTTGATGTACCACAACTGTTTCATCtggaattaataattttatatggaAATCCATGGAACTGTTCTTGCAGTCTACTGAATTTGCAGAACTGGTTGAACACATCAAATGTGACACTAG AAAATGAGAACATCACCACATGCGCCTACCCAGATATTCTGAAGTTCTACAGTATCAAAACAGTACCTTATAATGCTGAGTGCTACTTGAAATTTCCTCCACCTATAAATGAAGATCTTTATAACCACCTTCAGTCCATTAGCAACTCAACATTTAATAGCTCTTTGAACAACTTAAAAAATTCAG AACATAAACTTGGAAAAAGCTGGGCTTTTCTGGTTGGTGTGGTGATCACTGTACTGATGACTTCATTCCTCATTTTTGCTGCTATCAAATGCCCAGTATGGTATAATTTTCTGCTTAGTTACAATCATCATCGCCTGGAAGAGCATGAAGCAGAAACCTATGAAGATGGTTTTACTGGAAATTCAAGTTCTCTTTCACAGGTCCCAGATAAAAACTCTGAAGAAACTATAGTAATATTTGAAAAACTACATTCATTTGTGGTAGATGACGATGGGTTTATTGAAGACAAATATATAGATACTCATGAATTACATGAAGAAAATTAA